A genome region from Arthrobacter sp. V1I9 includes the following:
- a CDS encoding TIGR01777 family oxidoreductase, with translation MRIVIAGASGLIGTHMSATFRRAGHEVVSLVRREPASAAEVRWDPAAGQLDPTALTAADAVVNLSGAGIGDRPWTRRRVEELFSSRVDSTRTLTQAMHQLDSPPPVFISQSGSGYYGDAGNTVLRENAPQGAGTLARICGEWEAAAAAAPPGVRVVVTRTGVVLSRSGGALGRLLPLIRLGVGGPFGNGRQYWPWVTLPDVSAAFLFLLESPLSGAVNLCAPEDADVNAVVAALAQALHRPAVLRVPAPVLRLVMRDLADELLLASQRMEPARLSSAGFRWQHPSLAQAAEWVAGKG, from the coding sequence ATGCGCATAGTCATAGCCGGCGCCTCCGGGCTGATCGGGACCCACATGTCGGCAACCTTCCGCCGTGCCGGCCACGAGGTTGTTTCCCTGGTCAGGCGGGAGCCGGCGTCGGCGGCGGAAGTACGGTGGGACCCTGCCGCCGGCCAACTGGACCCGACAGCGCTCACTGCAGCCGACGCCGTCGTTAATCTGTCCGGAGCCGGCATCGGGGACAGGCCATGGACGCGCAGGCGCGTCGAGGAGCTCTTCAGCTCTCGGGTGGACTCCACCCGCACGCTCACGCAGGCCATGCATCAGCTCGATTCTCCGCCCCCTGTTTTCATCAGCCAGTCCGGCTCCGGGTACTACGGCGACGCCGGCAACACGGTACTTCGGGAAAATGCGCCGCAGGGAGCGGGAACACTCGCCCGTATCTGCGGGGAGTGGGAGGCAGCAGCCGCGGCAGCTCCCCCCGGTGTACGGGTGGTGGTGACGCGCACCGGTGTGGTCCTCAGCCGTTCCGGCGGCGCCCTGGGCAGGCTGCTCCCCCTGATCCGGCTGGGTGTTGGTGGCCCCTTTGGCAACGGCCGCCAGTACTGGCCGTGGGTAACCCTGCCGGATGTATCTGCAGCTTTCCTCTTCCTGCTGGAGTCCCCGCTGAGCGGAGCGGTCAACCTCTGCGCCCCCGAGGACGCCGACGTGAACGCCGTGGTGGCTGCTTTGGCCCAGGCCCTGCACCGACCGGCCGTGCTGCGCGTTCCGGCGCCGGTACTGCGCCTGGTGATGCGCGATCTGGCCGACGAACTGCTGCTCGCCAGCCAGCGCATGGAGCCCGCGCGCCTGTCGTCTGCCGGTTTTAGATGGCAGCATCCATCACTCGCCCAGGCCGCGGAGTGGGTGGCCGGCAAGGGGTAG
- a CDS encoding serine/threonine-protein kinase, producing MEDLQGLTVSGYAVGRLLGHGGSSSVWLVTEERSGREFALKCFRPAARRSSRGAVMSAEGIRREIRILSVLDHPHLIKAHDTVALASGAASRAALIMDYAPGGSLAGLIAARGNLSVGETVTVLTPISQVLAYLHGKGFTHSDVSPGNVLFTGQGRPMLSDVGIARMLGDPASGANTGTPGFMDPAPVDAVRAGLQPERDVYSVAALGWFCLTGVPPQRTADRPPLSILLPDVPRELAAALESGLNEDRRLRPTAASLAAAVYRSASPLPLDLAPAVHPTVLPELVTRLHAPPTPRSGLGERVRGLRRRLTTSKWLGSLVAPGKLPFPGSKMVMPAAHQEDHRRGRHAQPRGDRQLRKGVLACAAAAAVAAAWWLSGAAGTATGPGLPSGSSVAGPATAPVTEAPPGGTARQADAVEAARQQAASPDPAVAVQGIARLRSLAFSTGKLELLDEVNQQGSGAAAADLGIGGRLRESGHTLSGFSATLSHVQTEEARAGARAVVAVTSASSGYEEKDDQGAVVATGTAAGGQRLRLVLVSVDGRWRVSEILPGT from the coding sequence ATGGAAGATTTGCAGGGGTTGACGGTCTCCGGTTATGCCGTTGGGCGGTTGCTGGGCCACGGCGGCAGCTCGTCGGTATGGCTGGTCACGGAGGAACGGAGCGGCCGGGAGTTTGCCCTGAAGTGCTTCCGCCCGGCCGCGCGCAGGTCGTCGCGGGGAGCAGTGATGAGTGCAGAAGGCATTCGACGCGAGATCCGCATCCTGTCCGTCCTCGATCATCCGCATCTCATCAAAGCGCACGACACTGTGGCATTGGCCAGCGGCGCGGCAAGCCGCGCCGCGTTGATCATGGACTACGCACCGGGCGGGTCCCTTGCAGGCCTGATAGCTGCCCGGGGAAACCTCAGCGTGGGGGAAACGGTGACGGTGCTGACACCCATCTCCCAGGTCCTGGCGTACCTGCACGGCAAAGGATTCACCCACTCCGACGTTTCACCGGGCAACGTCCTGTTCACCGGCCAGGGCAGACCGATGCTGTCCGACGTCGGCATCGCCCGGATGCTGGGGGACCCGGCCTCGGGAGCCAATACAGGCACACCCGGGTTTATGGATCCGGCGCCCGTGGACGCAGTGCGGGCAGGCCTTCAACCTGAACGGGACGTCTATTCGGTTGCGGCTCTGGGCTGGTTCTGCCTCACCGGTGTGCCTCCACAGCGCACTGCGGACCGGCCGCCGCTGTCCATCCTGCTTCCTGACGTCCCCAGGGAATTGGCCGCCGCCCTGGAGTCCGGGCTGAACGAGGACCGGCGGCTTCGGCCCACCGCGGCTTCCCTGGCTGCAGCCGTCTACCGGAGCGCGTCACCCCTGCCGCTGGACCTGGCGCCGGCGGTCCATCCCACAGTCCTGCCGGAACTGGTGACCCGCCTGCACGCGCCGCCGACTCCCCGCAGCGGGCTCGGCGAGAGAGTCCGTGGGCTGCGGCGCCGGCTGACGACGTCGAAATGGTTGGGGTCGTTAGTTGCCCCGGGAAAGCTGCCTTTTCCTGGGTCGAAAATGGTCATGCCTGCAGCCCACCAGGAGGACCACCGGCGGGGGCGGCACGCCCAGCCGCGGGGTGACCGGCAGCTGCGGAAAGGCGTTCTTGCCTGCGCAGCTGCAGCTGCAGTTGCTGCCGCCTGGTGGCTGTCGGGTGCTGCGGGCACGGCCACCGGACCGGGTTTGCCGTCCGGGTCTTCAGTTGCCGGCCCAGCCACCGCCCCGGTCACCGAAGCCCCTCCTGGCGGAACTGCCCGGCAGGCCGATGCGGTAGAGGCTGCGAGGCAGCAGGCGGCATCTCCCGATCCTGCCGTGGCCGTCCAGGGCATCGCACGGTTGAGGTCGCTGGCCTTCAGCACTGGAAAGCTGGAACTCCTTGATGAGGTGAACCAGCAGGGTTCTGGTGCGGCGGCAGCTGATCTCGGGATCGGCGGGCGGCTGCGGGAATCCGGCCACACCCTCTCCGGATTCTCCGCCACTCTGTCACACGTGCAGACGGAGGAGGCCAGGGCCGGGGCCCGCGCCGTGGTTGCTGTTACCTCAGCCTCGTCCGGTTATGAGGAGAAGGATGACCAGGGCGCTGTGGTTGCAACCGGAACAGCTGCCGGCGGGCAGCGGCTCCGCCTGGTGCTGGTCTCGGTCGACGGCAGGTGGCGGGTCAGCGAAATCCTTCCCGGCACCTGA
- the lipA gene encoding lipoyl synthase, with product MTLAPEGRKLLRVEQRNSAVPVERKPEWIKAKVQMGPEFVQLKNLVKKEGLHTVCEEAGCPNIFECWEDKEATFLIGGSECTRRCDFCQIDTGKPSPVDRFEPTKVARSVQSMQLRYATVTGVARDDLEDEGVWLYAETVRKIHELNPGTGVELLIPDFSGKPEHIKAICDSKPEVFAHNVETVPRIFKRIRPAFRYERSLDVITQGRNLGMVTKSNLILGMGETREEISEALKDLHEAGCDLITITQYLRPSERHLPVDRWVKPQEFVDLQNEATELGFLGVMSGPLVRSSYRAGRLWATAMRKKGWEIPAELAHIESSGTTRQEASSLLAAHS from the coding sequence GTGACACTGGCACCTGAAGGCCGGAAGCTTTTGCGCGTTGAACAGCGCAACTCTGCTGTCCCGGTGGAGCGCAAGCCGGAGTGGATCAAGGCCAAGGTCCAGATGGGCCCGGAGTTCGTCCAGCTCAAGAACCTGGTGAAAAAGGAAGGCCTGCACACGGTGTGTGAGGAGGCCGGCTGCCCCAACATCTTCGAGTGCTGGGAGGACAAGGAAGCCACGTTCCTGATCGGCGGCTCCGAGTGCACCCGCCGGTGTGATTTCTGCCAGATCGACACCGGCAAACCGTCCCCGGTGGACCGGTTCGAACCCACCAAGGTGGCCCGGTCCGTGCAGTCCATGCAGCTGCGCTACGCCACCGTCACCGGCGTGGCCCGCGATGACCTCGAGGACGAGGGCGTGTGGCTGTACGCCGAGACGGTCCGCAAGATCCACGAGCTGAACCCCGGCACCGGCGTGGAGCTGCTGATCCCGGACTTCTCCGGCAAACCCGAACACATCAAGGCGATCTGCGACTCCAAACCCGAGGTGTTCGCGCACAACGTCGAAACCGTGCCCAGGATTTTCAAGCGGATCCGGCCCGCGTTCCGCTACGAACGGTCCCTGGACGTCATCACCCAGGGCCGGAACCTGGGCATGGTCACCAAGTCCAACCTGATCCTGGGCATGGGCGAAACCCGCGAGGAAATCTCCGAAGCCCTCAAGGACCTGCACGAGGCCGGCTGTGACCTGATCACCATCACCCAGTACCTCCGCCCCTCCGAACGGCACCTGCCGGTGGACCGGTGGGTCAAGCCGCAGGAATTCGTGGACCTCCAGAACGAGGCCACCGAGCTCGGCTTCCTCGGCGTCATGAGTGGCCCGCTGGTCCGCTCCTCCTACCGCGCAGGCCGGCTCTGGGCCACCGCGATGCGGAAGAAGGGCTGGGAAATCCCCGCCGAACTCGCCCACATCGAGTCCTCCGGCACCACCCGCCAGGAAGCCAGCTCACTGCTCGCGGCACACTCCTGA
- a CDS encoding DUF4191 domain-containing protein — MAKSPDSSNPTPAGSSAVKRGLFSRKPKEAKAKKPSRLKQIGEVFNMTRRHDPMVPWLMLLVFLGVVAVSFLVGFWLENWITGLIIGIPLGLLGATLILSRRAERAAFAQIENQPGASGAALGTLRRGWITEEQPVAVNPRTQDAVFRAIGRPGVVLVSEGPTHRVKPLLDAERKRLARILPNVTVHVIESGRGEGQVPISQVAKKMGKMKKELTKLEVNAVSKRIASLGNKLPIPKGIDPYKARPNRGR, encoded by the coding sequence ATGGCGAAATCCCCTGATTCCAGCAACCCCACTCCGGCGGGCTCAAGCGCAGTCAAGCGTGGCCTCTTCTCCCGCAAGCCGAAAGAAGCAAAGGCCAAGAAGCCCAGCCGGCTTAAGCAGATCGGCGAGGTCTTCAACATGACCCGCCGCCACGACCCCATGGTTCCGTGGCTTATGCTGCTGGTTTTCCTCGGCGTTGTGGCTGTCAGCTTCCTGGTGGGCTTCTGGCTTGAAAACTGGATCACGGGCCTGATCATCGGCATCCCGCTGGGTCTTTTGGGCGCCACGCTGATTCTCTCCCGCCGTGCCGAACGCGCGGCCTTCGCCCAAATAGAAAACCAGCCCGGCGCTTCCGGCGCCGCCCTGGGAACGCTGCGGCGCGGCTGGATCACCGAGGAACAGCCCGTCGCCGTGAATCCCCGCACGCAGGACGCCGTGTTCCGCGCCATTGGGCGTCCCGGCGTCGTGCTGGTCAGCGAAGGACCCACGCACCGGGTAAAGCCGCTGCTGGACGCCGAGCGAAAGCGCCTGGCACGCATCCTGCCCAACGTCACCGTGCACGTCATTGAAAGCGGCCGAGGCGAGGGCCAGGTCCCCATCAGCCAGGTGGCCAAAAAGATGGGCAAGATGAAGAAGGAACTGACCAAGCTTGAGGTGAATGCCGTATCCAAGCGGATCGCCTCACTGGGCAACAAGCTCCCCATCCCCAAGGGCATCGACCCCTACAAAGCCCGCCCCAACCGCGGACGCTAG
- a CDS encoding DUF3817 domain-containing protein codes for MESPVRNAVLRAFRILAIAEAFSWAALLAGMYFKWIAGTTEIGVQVAGPIHGALFVGYGIAALALWRLQRWPFVVALFAGLSAVFPFATLWFERWAGKRGYLAATTAGIPAAKETSRA; via the coding sequence ATGGAATCTCCCGTGAGGAACGCAGTCCTCCGCGCCTTCCGGATTCTCGCGATCGCAGAAGCGTTCAGCTGGGCGGCGCTGCTGGCGGGCATGTACTTCAAGTGGATTGCGGGCACCACGGAGATTGGCGTTCAGGTGGCAGGACCCATCCACGGCGCCCTCTTTGTGGGTTACGGGATCGCCGCGCTTGCACTTTGGCGGCTTCAGCGCTGGCCCTTCGTGGTGGCCCTGTTCGCCGGCCTTTCCGCCGTCTTCCCGTTTGCCACGCTCTGGTTCGAGCGCTGGGCGGGAAAACGCGGGTACCTTGCGGCGACTACAGCCGGGATCCCGGCAGCCAAGGAAACCAGCCGCGCCTGA
- a CDS encoding RDD family protein, producing MVDRKDIGSWLTGPDTSGISKYPGERLGLPESGPGSIARAGRRIIALMIDWAVALLISNFAFAGDSWATLAIFAVEQILLVGTLGYSIGHRAAGIHVVKAGGGAPGPLAALVRSLLLCLVVPAVIFDPDHRGLHDKAMDTLLLRR from the coding sequence GTGGTAGATCGCAAAGATATTGGCTCCTGGCTCACCGGCCCCGACACCTCGGGCATTTCGAAGTATCCCGGTGAGAGGCTGGGGTTGCCGGAGTCCGGACCCGGTTCCATTGCGCGGGCCGGCCGCAGGATCATCGCGCTGATGATCGACTGGGCCGTCGCCTTGCTGATCAGCAATTTCGCCTTCGCGGGCGACTCGTGGGCTACCCTGGCGATCTTCGCCGTCGAACAGATCCTCCTGGTGGGCACGCTCGGCTACAGCATCGGGCACCGCGCCGCCGGCATCCACGTGGTGAAGGCCGGCGGAGGAGCGCCGGGGCCGCTCGCTGCGCTGGTGAGGTCGTTGCTGCTGTGCCTGGTGGTTCCCGCCGTCATCTTCGATCCGGACCACCGCGGCCTGCACGACAAAGCGATGGACACGCTGCTCCTGCGCCGCTAG